One Lachnospiraceae bacterium C1.1 genomic region harbors:
- the pglZ gene encoding BREX-1 system phosphatase PglZ type A, whose protein sequence is MDLQTISQELNKRFLAVLPEFYKRRIIIWYDEEGEFIDQINDLELHNAKVLCLTGNNNFAIKKTIAVDEPTQNFLIYNSMNYEKPDDNWLLDVELYSEEFRADLIAIWMDEMGIPSSVALRNQVKKYRKFLNAKSRRDDVVKLADSLDSPTKLQLAVMAAIGESQRTDPLSIIKSVLKAGLNSADNYLYQEFVKYEASDLFWGMVSQITGYNDVDHSLGKLAAHIILTAGRRTLPDSVFDGLSDFMTENSQLQAYCSDLISDWIHSDDADSYASIAETVENEMHLEKRVSKQTADALADTEILPCINRIILSKLMTDISNEIVSSESIFAIAEKRRAMVWFDEYKDYYTGIVALAKMNEFYKENAAGFHFVGAKKIWDAYTKEYYKMDTYYREFHMSYENSKKTYGGNLQDLFTAVCDKVERLYTNWYLDGLGHNWSEEVAADLEKQGFIEGIERQENFYDRKIKNADNRVYVIISDAMRYEVAVSLSEEISRDMQGKVNLSSMQGIFPTITKFGMAALLPHREINVELKNDQLKVLNDGQSTDSTYREKLLQQVNSESIVLKATDLVAMKRSERSDLVKGKEVVYIYHDTIDETSHTSEEKVFNACTETIDEIKNLVKIIVNDFSGVNIMITSDHGFLYTYSPLTEESKTDKSDFAHRIIEYGRRFAILAKGEDPDFLLPVNLLSGRTDYAGYAPRGSIRIKTSAGSGMNFVHGGISLQEMCVPLIEYKHLRNSSKEYQRNKDKYDTKPVEVNLLSANHKISNMIFSLNFYQKEAVGLNREKCTYNAYFVDATGKKISDVQKIIADKTTEDVQARTFRCNFSLKSQAYDSKELYYLIIEKEDSTDLPERIEFQIDIAFAADDFGFFG, encoded by the coding sequence ATGGATTTACAAACAATTAGTCAGGAATTGAATAAGCGTTTTTTGGCTGTCCTTCCTGAGTTCTATAAAAGAAGAATTATTATTTGGTACGACGAGGAAGGTGAGTTCATAGATCAGATTAATGATTTAGAACTTCATAATGCAAAAGTTCTTTGCCTTACAGGGAATAATAATTTTGCTATTAAGAAGACGATTGCTGTAGATGAACCTACCCAGAATTTCTTGATATATAACTCTATGAATTATGAGAAACCAGATGATAACTGGCTTCTTGATGTTGAGTTATATAGTGAAGAGTTTAGAGCAGATCTTATCGCAATTTGGATGGATGAAATGGGAATACCATCATCGGTTGCTCTGCGCAATCAGGTCAAAAAGTATCGTAAATTCTTAAATGCAAAATCAAGAAGAGATGATGTAGTTAAGTTGGCGGATTCTTTGGATTCTCCTACAAAACTGCAACTTGCTGTAATGGCTGCAATTGGAGAGTCGCAGAGAACAGATCCTCTATCAATCATTAAATCTGTTCTGAAGGCAGGATTAAATTCTGCTGATAACTATTTATATCAGGAATTTGTAAAGTATGAAGCATCTGATTTGTTCTGGGGTATGGTTTCTCAGATTACTGGATACAATGATGTGGATCACAGTCTGGGAAAGTTGGCTGCTCATATTATTTTAACCGCTGGAAGAAGAACACTCCCAGATAGTGTTTTCGATGGACTTTCTGATTTTATGACAGAAAATTCTCAACTACAGGCATATTGCAGTGACTTGATTTCTGATTGGATTCATAGTGATGATGCAGATTCTTATGCTTCTATTGCAGAAACAGTAGAAAATGAAATGCATCTTGAAAAGAGAGTATCAAAGCAGACTGCAGATGCATTAGCAGATACAGAGATATTACCTTGTATAAATAGAATTATACTGTCAAAGCTTATGACTGATATTTCAAATGAGATTGTAAGCTCTGAAAGTATTTTTGCAATTGCAGAGAAACGTCGAGCTATGGTGTGGTTTGATGAGTATAAGGATTATTATACCGGTATTGTTGCTCTTGCAAAAATGAATGAATTCTATAAAGAGAATGCCGCAGGGTTCCATTTTGTGGGAGCTAAGAAGATTTGGGATGCTTACACTAAGGAATACTATAAGATGGATACTTACTATCGTGAGTTCCATATGAGCTATGAGAACAGTAAGAAAACTTATGGCGGTAATCTTCAGGATCTTTTTACTGCAGTATGCGATAAGGTTGAGAGACTTTACACCAACTGGTATTTGGATGGACTTGGACATAACTGGTCTGAGGAAGTTGCAGCTGATTTAGAGAAGCAAGGTTTTATTGAAGGTATTGAAAGACAGGAAAATTTCTATGATCGCAAGATTAAGAATGCGGATAATAGAGTTTATGTCATTATTTCTGATGCAATGAGATATGAAGTTGCGGTTTCTCTTTCAGAAGAGATAAGCCGTGATATGCAGGGTAAGGTCAACCTGTCTAGTATGCAAGGAATTTTTCCTACTATTACAAAGTTTGGTATGGCTGCGTTACTTCCTCATAGAGAGATAAATGTTGAGTTAAAAAATGATCAGCTAAAGGTATTAAATGATGGTCAGTCCACAGACAGTACCTACCGTGAGAAATTATTACAGCAGGTTAATTCAGAGAGTATCGTGCTAAAGGCAACAGATCTTGTTGCAATGAAGCGAAGTGAGCGCTCTGACTTGGTTAAGGGCAAAGAGGTAGTTTATATCTACCACGATACGATTGATGAAACGAGTCATACATCAGAAGAGAAGGTCTTTAACGCATGTACAGAGACTATTGATGAGATTAAAAACCTTGTAAAAATTATTGTTAATGATTTTAGCGGTGTAAATATCATGATTACTTCTGATCACGGATTCTTATATACATATAGTCCACTTACAGAGGAATCCAAGACTGATAAGTCTGATTTTGCTCATAGGATTATTGAGTATGGCAGACGTTTTGCTATTTTGGCAAAGGGAGAAGATCCTGATTTCTTACTTCCGGTAAATCTTTTATCAGGAAGAACAGATTATGCAGGATATGCGCCAAGAGGCAGCATAAGAATCAAGACAAGTGCAGGCTCAGGAATGAATTTTGTACATGGTGGTATCAGCTTGCAGGAAATGTGTGTACCTCTTATTGAGTACAAGCATCTACGCAATAGCTCTAAGGAATACCAGCGAAATAAGGATAAGTATGATACCAAGCCTGTAGAAGTAAATCTTCTTTCAGCAAACCATAAGATTAGCAATATGATCTTTTCTCTTAATTTCTATCAGAAGGAAGCTGTTGGCTTAAATAGAGAGAAGTGTACTTATAATGCATATTTTGTGGATGCTACTGGCAAGAAGATTTCTGATGTACAGAAGATTATTGCTGATAAGACTACGGAAGATGTTCAGGCACGTACATTTAGATGTAACTTTAGTCTTAAATCACAGGCTTATGATAGTAAAGAACTTTACTATCTGATTATAGAAAAGGAAGATAGTACAGATCTTCCGGAAAGAATAGAATTCCAAATTGATATTGCATTCGCTGCAGATGATTTTGGGTTCTTTGGTTAA
- the pglX gene encoding BREX-1 system adenine-specific DNA-methyltransferase PglX, whose translation MDKNAIKKYAVWARSELVEKVTQKALQYGIEDGVVPDNNIESINGTLLTSTERKQRQALIRRIAEEGFEQVMEEVAYTWFNRFVALRFMEVNGYLPSHVRVFTDDNNNFRPQILTEALHIELQGIDRNKIYEMKENNQEEELFKYLLIAQCNDLNSILPVMFQKIADYTELLLPDYLLREGSVIDRLISDVEENDFDVSSKGGELEIIGWFYQYYISEKHEEVVNISNKGPVKKQDIPAATQLFTTNWVVRYIIDNSIGRYWVEHNNSTINNELDYFIGQNIGRKVDAKISPEELTFFDPCIGSGHFAIYAFEVFLKIYREYGYSDREAVEAILKHNIFGLDIDGRAAQLAYFSLMMKARQYDRRFFHKGIQPHIYAIRESNHVEKYVIDYFCAGDSSLERDINDLILEFRDAKNYGSLIDVKNKDWENIDKRILEIEDDICLEKMAVDEQLVPLINVAKIMAAKYKVVATNPPYLNKYNEDLKQYLLSNYKDYSADLFSVFIYRNLKYATADGYAGFMTPFVWMYIKSYEKLRKHLIDNKGISTLIQMEYSAYEEATVPICTFVLTNDNSQKVGSYFDLSAFTGGMEIQKKKVLEAIEDNTKPYFHSFDKSNFYRIEGFPIAFMASEKLLNVFESAQPLKAIAEPKVGLQTAKNDLFLRLWFECDYSKIGFGYTNLDDTNDGIHKWFPYNKGGAFRRWYGNRSYVINWEYNGRDVRKYPGAVIRNPQFYLKPCITWSDITSASFSGRYCEGGFLFDVKGSSGFPAEQNIKYVLGFLNSKISQKCIKILNPTISTQVGDMARIPVYFDRERKPEIDQLVEDCVEIAKKDWDSHEQSFDFKKHPLLEYGKGKISDAFAKWDDDCRNRFVRLKKNEERINELFIDIYGLENEIDFSVDEKSLESSCGLASREKDIRSLIVYAVGCMFGRYSLEQPGIICANNYTTIPESSSFSVDNDDIIPITDDEYFDDDIVVRFIEFIKAAFGEADLEENLSYIADSLKGSGTPKNKIREYFMNDLYTDICDIYSLSGAGKRPIYWLFDSGKKNGFKCLIYMHRYREDIIARIRTDYVHELQSRYRTAIDEIEQRQFSVSGSDKVKLDKKLKMLKEKDEELHEYEERIHHLADQMISIDLDEGVKKNYDIFKDVLAKIK comes from the coding sequence ATGGATAAGAATGCGATTAAGAAATATGCAGTGTGGGCTAGGAGTGAATTAGTAGAGAAGGTTACTCAAAAGGCACTACAGTATGGTATAGAAGATGGTGTTGTACCTGATAATAATATTGAAAGCATTAATGGCACGTTATTGACTTCAACGGAAAGAAAACAAAGACAGGCGCTAATCAGAAGAATAGCTGAAGAAGGATTTGAACAGGTGATGGAAGAAGTAGCCTACACTTGGTTTAACCGCTTTGTCGCTTTACGATTTATGGAAGTTAATGGATATTTACCAAGCCATGTGCGAGTATTTACTGATGATAACAATAACTTTAGACCACAAATTTTAACAGAAGCTCTTCATATCGAATTGCAAGGAATTGACAGAAACAAAATATACGAGATGAAAGAGAATAATCAAGAGGAGGAGCTTTTTAAATATTTACTAATTGCACAATGTAACGATTTGAATTCCATCTTGCCTGTAATGTTTCAGAAAATAGCTGATTATACAGAATTGTTGCTACCAGATTATTTACTCAGAGAAGGTAGCGTAATAGATAGATTAATTAGCGATGTTGAAGAGAATGATTTTGATGTATCTTCCAAAGGAGGAGAACTAGAAATAATTGGCTGGTTTTATCAATATTACATTTCAGAAAAACATGAAGAAGTAGTTAATATTAGTAATAAGGGACCAGTGAAAAAGCAGGATATTCCTGCGGCAACTCAGCTTTTTACTACAAACTGGGTTGTTAGATATATTATAGATAATTCAATCGGTAGATATTGGGTAGAACATAACAATTCAACTATTAACAATGAATTAGATTATTTTATCGGGCAAAATATAGGCAGGAAAGTAGATGCAAAGATAAGTCCGGAAGAATTGACTTTTTTTGATCCTTGTATCGGTTCAGGTCATTTTGCAATATACGCATTTGAGGTATTCCTGAAAATCTATCGTGAATATGGTTATTCTGATCGTGAAGCAGTTGAAGCAATACTAAAGCACAATATTTTTGGGTTGGATATCGATGGAAGAGCTGCTCAACTAGCATATTTTTCACTAATGATGAAAGCTAGACAATATGACAGACGTTTTTTTCATAAGGGGATTCAACCTCATATATATGCAATTCGTGAGAGTAATCATGTAGAAAAATATGTAATTGATTATTTTTGTGCCGGCGATAGTTCTTTAGAAAGAGACATAAATGATTTAATTCTAGAATTTAGAGATGCAAAGAATTATGGATCGCTAATTGATGTAAAAAACAAAGATTGGGAAAACATAGATAAGAGAATCCTTGAGATTGAAGATGATATTTGTCTGGAAAAAATGGCGGTAGATGAACAATTAGTACCATTGATTAATGTTGCTAAGATAATGGCTGCAAAATATAAAGTGGTAGCAACAAATCCGCCATACCTAAATAAATATAATGAGGATTTAAAGCAGTATTTGCTTAGTAATTATAAAGATTATTCAGCAGATTTATTTAGTGTATTCATTTATAGAAACTTGAAGTATGCCACAGCGGATGGATATGCTGGATTTATGACACCCTTTGTTTGGATGTATATCAAATCGTATGAAAAACTTAGAAAGCATTTGATTGATAATAAAGGAATATCGACTTTGATTCAGATGGAGTATTCTGCGTATGAAGAAGCAACAGTTCCAATCTGTACTTTTGTTCTCACCAATGATAATAGTCAAAAAGTTGGATCATATTTTGATTTATCTGCATTTACTGGTGGCATGGAAATTCAGAAGAAAAAGGTTCTTGAAGCTATAGAAGACAATACAAAACCATATTTCCATAGTTTTGATAAGAGCAATTTTTATAGAATCGAGGGATTTCCTATTGCCTTTATGGCAAGTGAAAAGTTGTTAAATGTATTTGAAAGTGCGCAACCACTGAAAGCGATTGCTGAACCTAAAGTAGGACTGCAGACAGCTAAAAATGATTTGTTTTTAAGATTATGGTTTGAATGTGACTATTCAAAGATTGGATTTGGGTATACAAATCTTGATGATACAAATGATGGCATTCATAAATGGTTTCCGTACAATAAGGGTGGTGCATTTAGACGATGGTATGGAAATAGAAGCTATGTAATAAACTGGGAATACAATGGTAGGGATGTGAGAAAATATCCGGGTGCTGTTATACGAAATCCTCAATTTTACCTGAAACCATGTATTACATGGTCTGATATTACGAGTGCTTCATTTTCGGGTAGGTATTGTGAAGGTGGTTTTTTGTTTGACGTTAAGGGATCGAGCGGTTTCCCTGCGGAACAGAATATTAAATATGTTTTGGGATTTTTAAATTCGAAGATATCCCAGAAATGCATAAAAATACTAAACCCGACTATTTCTACTCAGGTTGGAGATATGGCACGTATACCGGTTTATTTTGACAGAGAAAGAAAACCAGAGATAGATCAATTGGTTGAAGATTGCGTAGAAATAGCTAAGAAAGATTGGGATTCTCACGAGCAATCATTCGACTTTAAGAAACATCCTCTTTTAGAATATGGAAAGGGTAAAATTTCTGACGCATTTGCTAAATGGGATGATGATTGTAGAAACAGATTTGTACGTTTGAAAAAAAATGAGGAACGTATAAATGAGCTGTTTATTGATATTTATGGTCTAGAAAACGAGATTGACTTTAGTGTAGATGAAAAGTCACTTGAATCGTCATGTGGACTGGCTAGCAGAGAGAAAGATATTAGAAGCCTTATAGTCTATGCTGTAGGCTGTATGTTTGGAAGGTATTCACTGGAACAACCTGGAATAATTTGTGCAAATAATTACACTACAATTCCAGAATCTAGTTCGTTTTCAGTTGATAATGATGACATAATTCCGATCACTGATGATGAATATTTTGATGATGATATAGTTGTAAGATTTATTGAGTTTATAAAGGCCGCTTTTGGGGAAGCAGATTTAGAAGAAAACTTGTCTTATATTGCTGATTCGTTAAAAGGTTCTGGTACGCCCAAAAATAAAATTAGAGAATATTTCATGAACGACTTATATACTGATATTTGTGACATATACTCTTTATCAGGAGCTGGTAAACGACCTATATATTGGCTGTTTGATTCAGGCAAAAAGAATGGTTTTAAATGTTTAATCTATATGCACAGATATCGTGAGGATATTATTGCTCGAATTAGAACAGATTATGTTCATGAACTTCAGTCTAGGTATAGAACAGCAATAGACGAAATTGAACAAAGACAATTTAGTGTTTCTGGATCTGATAAGGTGAAATTGGATAAAAAGTTAAAAATGCTTAAAGAAAAAGATGAAGAGCTTCACGAATATGAGGAGCGAATTCATCATCTTGCCGATCAGATGATCTCTATTGACCTTGATGAAGGTGTAAAAAAGAACTATGACATCTTTAAGGATGTATTGGCGAAAATAAAGTAA
- the brxC gene encoding BREX system P-loop protein BrxC: MKIQQMFKDDIDRKINGVVKVDQDANDVLVQELNEYVITKELKKHFISFFNNYGDAFNDKTADIGVWISGFFGSGKSHFLKILSYILENKEVDGIRTVERFRSKFEDDPATFMLIDRATKGETDTILFNIDIEGSINKDATAVLRVFAKMFYNYLGFYGEDLKVAKLEQFIDKQGKTEEFRRVFEEKNGQPWLESRDAFAFWEDDIVETLQQVLGMSEEASRNWFNGTETVEMSIAQLVSEIKDYVNTKPDNFRLLFMIDEVGQYIGSNTDHLINLQSLVEKIGSECEGKVWVVCTGQEALDEIIKTRQDEFSRIQARFKTRLSLSSASADEVIQKRILSKTDEADKRLTEVFESSDSVLRNLLKFNKDDALLDIRGYETAQDFSKNFPFVPYQFILMQKVFSEIRKHGNAGKHLSGGERSMLSGFQEAAQKIENKDEYSIAPFYLFYDTVHTFLDGAIRRVIERCQTAADEDRGIKPQDVDVLKLLYLIRYLDNDVKSTLDSIVILMADNINMDKIQMREQVRESLDRLLSQNYIGRTGNTYNFLTDEEQDIAREIKDTSVDTAQIIERIGHLVFGDIYDKKKYRYKIYDFPYDQYVDGQANGSVTGGMKLQIYSIATDDTEKNELRLQTNSKGQAIVVLGDGKYYELIENALKIRKYVKTRNVAQLPKSVQDIIRNQQDEATKYEKDALDAIKKAIETAEFYVDGEHIEIKGGDAKSKLDQSLEYLVTHVYYDLELVGKNANDDSDIVSILTGAEQYIAGTNPNSGAAQKIEEYLEMQDMKHITTKMSDIQARYQGIPSGWREIDIAAVVALLIYEQKVTIKYSGMTIQPTDSRLPDMLRKKSEVGKTEITKRHVVSPAKVKEARDFLRDFLDVMDVPADEDGLIAFIITEFEKLEAHYNELSEKYEGHKYPDHSAVRDAVRVVRDVLSQKSDNIALIDKVVASEDTLYDMQDHLKNVESFFKTQVSVFDNAANFVESLKNDLDYISHDQEAEHALNQMRLITHVIDGKAYDYKRIPELNELQSIVEKSHDAMLDEKRENLLEIVRSCLEAIHENAFANEETKLISERADKFFDQKKEQIAAEKSLALLDGMSVPMWAEKDRATMAIESAMRPKLVPVVKPEDASEKKPPVKKEIIKKIARQQMFPAKVLKSDEDIDAYVENIRKQMKQYLQGSDGIQIN, from the coding sequence ATGAAGATTCAGCAGATGTTTAAGGACGACATTGATAGAAAAATTAATGGTGTCGTTAAAGTAGATCAGGATGCCAATGATGTATTGGTGCAGGAATTGAATGAATATGTTATCACAAAAGAATTGAAGAAGCATTTTATTTCATTCTTTAATAATTATGGTGATGCATTTAATGATAAAACAGCAGACATTGGTGTATGGATTTCTGGTTTCTTTGGAAGTGGTAAATCTCACTTCTTGAAGATTCTTTCATACATCTTAGAGAATAAAGAAGTAGATGGTATTAGAACTGTAGAGCGATTCCGCAGTAAGTTCGAAGATGATCCAGCTACATTTATGCTCATTGACCGTGCAACTAAAGGGGAAACAGATACAATCCTTTTCAATATTGATATTGAGGGGTCTATCAATAAAGATGCTACAGCAGTACTTCGAGTATTTGCAAAGATGTTTTATAACTATCTTGGATTCTATGGTGAGGATCTTAAGGTTGCTAAGCTTGAACAGTTTATTGATAAACAAGGTAAAACAGAAGAATTCAGAAGAGTATTTGAAGAAAAAAATGGACAGCCTTGGCTTGAGTCCAGAGATGCTTTTGCATTCTGGGAAGATGATATTGTTGAAACATTACAGCAAGTTCTTGGAATGAGCGAAGAAGCTTCTCGTAATTGGTTCAATGGTACTGAGACAGTAGAAATGAGTATTGCTCAGCTTGTATCTGAGATTAAGGATTATGTAAATACAAAGCCGGATAACTTCCGCTTATTATTCATGATTGATGAGGTTGGTCAGTACATCGGAAGTAACACGGATCATCTTATTAACTTACAGTCACTTGTAGAAAAAATCGGTAGTGAGTGCGAAGGAAAAGTGTGGGTTGTTTGTACTGGCCAGGAAGCACTTGATGAGATCATTAAGACTCGTCAGGATGAGTTCTCACGTATTCAGGCAAGATTTAAGACAAGACTTTCTCTTTCATCTGCATCTGCAGATGAGGTTATTCAAAAGAGAATTTTGTCTAAGACAGATGAAGCTGATAAGAGACTTACAGAAGTATTTGAATCAAGTGATTCTGTGCTTAGAAACTTACTTAAGTTCAATAAGGATGATGCACTCTTAGATATCAGAGGATATGAAACAGCCCAGGATTTCTCTAAGAATTTCCCATTTGTTCCATATCAGTTTATTTTGATGCAGAAGGTATTCTCTGAGATTCGTAAGCATGGTAACGCTGGTAAGCACTTATCCGGTGGTGAGAGATCTATGCTTTCAGGATTTCAGGAAGCTGCACAGAAAATTGAAAATAAAGATGAATACAGCATTGCTCCATTCTATCTTTTCTACGACACTGTTCATACATTTTTGGACGGTGCTATTCGTCGTGTTATCGAAAGATGTCAGACAGCGGCTGATGAAGACAGAGGTATCAAACCTCAGGATGTTGATGTATTAAAACTCCTTTATTTGATTCGTTATCTGGACAATGATGTGAAGTCAACTTTGGATTCTATCGTTATCCTTATGGCTGATAATATCAACATGGATAAGATTCAGATGCGTGAGCAGGTTCGAGAATCTTTAGATAGACTTCTTAGCCAGAACTACATTGGTAGAACTGGTAATACATATAACTTCCTTACTGATGAAGAGCAGGATATCGCAAGAGAAATCAAAGATACATCAGTAGATACTGCTCAGATTATCGAAAGAATTGGTCATCTTGTATTTGGCGATATTTACGATAAGAAGAAGTATCGTTATAAGATCTATGACTTCCCATATGACCAGTATGTGGATGGTCAGGCAAATGGATCTGTTACTGGAGGAATGAAGTTACAGATTTATTCTATCGCAACAGATGATACTGAAAAGAATGAGCTTAGATTACAAACAAACTCTAAGGGGCAGGCAATTGTTGTTCTTGGAGATGGTAAATATTATGAGCTTATTGAGAATGCTCTGAAGATTAGAAAGTATGTAAAGACAAGAAATGTAGCACAGCTTCCTAAGTCTGTTCAGGATATTATCCGTAATCAGCAGGATGAGGCTACAAAGTATGAAAAAGATGCTCTTGATGCAATCAAGAAGGCTATCGAGACGGCTGAGTTCTATGTAGATGGCGAGCATATTGAGATTAAGGGTGGTGATGCTAAGAGTAAATTAGATCAGTCTCTTGAGTATCTTGTTACTCATGTATATTACGATCTTGAACTTGTAGGAAAGAATGCCAACGATGATTCTGATATTGTTTCAATTCTTACAGGAGCAGAGCAGTATATTGCAGGAACAAATCCTAACAGTGGAGCGGCTCAGAAGATTGAAGAATATCTTGAAATGCAGGATATGAAGCATATCACTACTAAGATGTCAGATATCCAGGCAAGATATCAAGGTATTCCAAGTGGTTGGAGAGAGATTGATATAGCTGCAGTAGTTGCACTTCTTATCTATGAACAGAAGGTAACTATTAAGTACAGTGGTATGACAATTCAGCCGACTGATTCTAGGCTACCAGATATGCTTCGTAAGAAGAGTGAAGTAGGAAAGACAGAAATTACAAAACGTCATGTTGTAAGCCCTGCAAAGGTTAAAGAAGCAAGAGATTTTTTAAGAGACTTCCTTGATGTAATGGACGTACCTGCAGATGAAGATGGTCTTATAGCATTTATCATTACTGAGTTTGAAAAACTTGAAGCTCATTACAATGAACTTAGTGAAAAATATGAAGGACATAAGTACCCTGATCATTCAGCAGTTCGAGATGCTGTAAGAGTTGTAAGAGATGTTCTTTCTCAGAAGAGTGACAACATTGCACTCATAGATAAAGTAGTAGCAAGTGAGGATACACTCTATGATATGCAGGATCACCTGAAGAATGTTGAGAGCTTCTTTAAAACCCAGGTTTCGGTATTTGATAATGCAGCAAACTTTGTAGAGAGCCTCAAGAATGATTTGGATTATATCAGTCATGATCAGGAAGCAGAGCATGCTCTTAATCAGATGAGACTTATCACGCATGTAATAGATGGGAAAGCATATGACTATAAGCGTATACCAGAACTGAATGAGTTGCAGAGTATTGTAGAAAAGTCTCATGATGCAATGCTTGATGAAAAGAGAGAAAATCTTCTTGAAATAGTTCGTTCGTGCTTAGAGGCTATTCATGAGAATGCTTTTGCAAATGAAGAAACAAAGCTCATTTCAGAAAGAGCAGATAAGTTCTTTGATCAGAAGAAAGAACAGATCGCTGCTGAAAAGAGTTTGGCGCTTCTTGATGGTATGTCAGTACCGATGTGGGCAGAAAAAGACAGAGCGACTATGGCGATTGAGTCAGCTATGAGGCCAAAGCTAGTTCCTGTAGTGAAACCGGAAGATGCTAGTGAAAAAAAGCCTCCTGTAAAGAAGGAAATCATTAAGAAGATTGCAAGACAGCAGATGTTCCCTGCAAAGGTGCTTAAATCCGATGAGGATATTGATGCTTATGTAGAAAATATCCGTAAGCAGATGAAACAGTACTTACAGGGAAGTGATGGAATACAAATAAATTAA
- a CDS encoding DUF1788 domain-containing protein codes for MSDILERLDKLKTRIQEEDFLKGNGLSNEVNIHIFCYDPADEMAVRYFTEQLVADQDLACHVIEKNLYRAFLEICDDKRITKGAASMEEKKGKEYLKDQILRFANNKAFVEKIKPEEQRDGDVLLITGVGEVFPFARVHALLEAIQPEVPNIPILVMYPGSFNGRQLRLFDKLEPNGYYRAFNAI; via the coding sequence ATGAGCGATATTTTAGAACGTCTGGATAAACTAAAAACGAGAATTCAGGAAGAAGATTTCCTTAAAGGAAATGGACTTAGCAATGAGGTGAATATTCATATCTTTTGCTATGATCCTGCAGATGAGATGGCAGTTAGATATTTTACAGAGCAGCTTGTAGCTGATCAAGATTTGGCATGCCACGTAATAGAAAAAAATCTTTATAGAGCATTTTTAGAGATTTGCGATGACAAGCGTATTACAAAAGGCGCTGCATCAATGGAAGAGAAGAAAGGCAAAGAGTATCTGAAAGATCAGATTCTCAGATTTGCAAATAATAAAGCTTTCGTTGAAAAGATTAAACCAGAAGAGCAGAGGGATGGAGATGTACTTCTTATTACAGGAGTCGGGGAAGTATTTCCTTTTGCAAGAGTTCATGCGCTTCTTGAAGCGATACAACCGGAAGTACCAAACATTCCAATCTTGGTTATGTATCCCGGTAGTTTCAATGGAAGACAGCTTAGGCTTTTTGATAAGTTAGAACCTAATGGATATTATAGAGCGTTTAATGCAATTTAA
- a CDS encoding DUF1819 family protein, translated as MGDYKGSGAITREQFLFYETRIVARLLVDDNLSDEEIISRIIEDNLFQFPTEKSLKRTVTGCLRRLRCLGDDELIKTVAHSPMEVGKQVCLYAMMKQYRLVWDFMITVIGAKFREQDLSYSRMNLNVFFMRLQEQDDEVAAWSDATINKIKQVLNKILIENEYIDGPRATKLNPVMICSEVDNAIRADGNDVALPAFNCFY; from the coding sequence TTGGGTGATTATAAAGGCAGTGGTGCAATTACACGAGAACAGTTTCTATTCTATGAAACAAGAATAGTTGCGAGGCTGCTGGTGGATGATAATCTCAGTGATGAAGAGATTATTTCGAGAATCATCGAAGATAACCTTTTTCAGTTTCCAACAGAAAAGAGTTTGAAAAGAACTGTAACAGGATGTCTAAGAAGGTTGAGATGTCTTGGTGATGATGAACTTATAAAAACAGTAGCACACAGTCCTATGGAAGTTGGAAAACAGGTTTGCCTTTATGCCATGATGAAGCAGTACCGTCTCGTATGGGATTTCATGATTACTGTAATTGGTGCAAAGTTTAGAGAGCAGGATTTATCTTACAGCAGGATGAATCTAAACGTTTTCTTCATGCGCTTGCAGGAACAGGATGATGAAGTTGCTGCTTGGAGTGACGCAACCATAAATAAGATTAAGCAGGTACTCAATAAGATTCTCATAGAGAATGAATATATTGATGGACCGAGAGCAACGAAGCTTAATCCTGTTATGATTTGCTCTGAAGTAGATAATGCAATAAGAGCGGATGGTAATGATGTGGCGTTGCCAGCATTCAATTGTTTTTACTAA
- a CDS encoding helix-turn-helix transcriptional regulator has protein sequence MSISYNGLWKLLIDNNMNKTDLMNEVKLSSGTIAKMSKGEPVSMLVLEKICDKLDCDFGDLIHYEKKEKVGDELG, from the coding sequence ATGAGTATTTCATATAACGGATTATGGAAATTATTAATCGACAACAACATGAATAAAACAGATTTGATGAATGAGGTAAAACTCAGCAGCGGTACAATTGCCAAAATGAGTAAGGGCGAGCCGGTATCAATGTTAGTTTTGGAAAAAATTTGTGACAAGCTCGATTGCGATTTTGGTGATTTGATTCATTACGAGAAAAAAGAAAAAGTAGGTGACGAGCTTGGGTGA